Within Micromonospora parathelypteridis, the genomic segment AGGGCGGCCGGTACGGACCGGAACGTCGCCTCCGTCCGCATCCCCAGGAAGTCGCCGTCCACCTGGACGGCGATCGGACGGCTGGACCGCACCGTCAGGTCGTGCTGGTCCTCGGCGCTGACGACGTCCGGGCCGGTCAGCGACGCCCGGGCGGTCATCATCTGCCGCACCACCCGCAGTGTCGGCAGCGTGCCGAGTGACGTCAGGCCGAGCACGTCGAGCCCCCGGTCGAACGAGGCCCTGGGGGAGGGCGCCACCGGCCGGTCCCCGAGGAAGGTCCACGGTGCGGAGTTGCAGACGAACGCCATGAAGATGGACTCGCCGTGCGCCCCGCCCGTCCCGTCGAAGGTCAACGCCGGATGCCGGCGGTCGGTCCGGTAGCGCTGCCGCAGGAGCAGGGTGATGTAGGCCGCGGCGGGCATCCGCGGCGGGCGGACGCCAGCGCCGAAGCGCAGCCGCTCGGCCTCACGCACGATCTCCGCGTCGAGTCCGAAGGAGCACACGAAGGCGAACCAGCGGTCCCCGACGATGCCGAGGCCCAGCCGCCGACTTCCACCCGCGGTCACCGCGT encodes:
- a CDS encoding diacylglycerol/lipid kinase family protein, yielding MPPRCLLIVNPQATRMNPSARDELTDILAGLKLDVVDTTRRGHAAELARAARREGYDVVLTASGDGAANETVNGLLADGVADDVPVFAPLPAGGTNVFARSIGLPNRINDAARLVRDAVTAGGSRRLGLGIVGDRWFAFVCSFGLDAEIVREAERLRFGAGVRPPRMPAAAYITLLLRQRYRTDRRHPALTFDGTGGAHGESIFMAFVCNSAPWTFLGDRPVAPSPRASFDRGLDVLGLTSLGTLPTLRVVRQMMTARASLTGPDVVSAEDQHDLTVRSSRPIAVQVDGDFLGMRTEATFRSVPAALPIPLLTGR